A single region of the Solwaraspora sp. WMMD791 genome encodes:
- a CDS encoding carbohydrate ABC transporter permease, which translates to MGRRWVVGWVVAVPMTLLALATVYPLFFTANVASKTRREYVLDRFSLADAVRWENLGTAWNSVGMGRYFANSLLVVTCSVLLLLLVGSMAGFALSQIRFRGSSVIFLGCLAALFVPFQVIMVPIARTMADLGLIDTYPGLVLAYVAQFLPFTVFLMTSYYRTIPVEIVDAARIDGNSAYGVYRRIMLPLGRPALLSVGILDALFCWNDVLIALLLMPSAENRTLMVGVTALRGQYSDDIPTFASGVLIAAVPVLVIYLFLQRQIADGVAAGATKG; encoded by the coding sequence ATGGGCCGCCGGTGGGTCGTCGGGTGGGTGGTCGCCGTCCCGATGACCCTGCTCGCGCTGGCGACGGTCTACCCGCTGTTCTTCACCGCGAACGTCGCGTCGAAGACCCGGCGCGAGTACGTCCTCGACCGGTTCTCCCTCGCCGACGCGGTGCGCTGGGAGAACCTCGGCACCGCCTGGAACTCCGTCGGGATGGGCCGGTACTTCGCCAACTCCCTGCTCGTCGTGACCTGTTCGGTGCTCCTGCTCCTGCTCGTCGGATCGATGGCGGGGTTCGCGCTGAGCCAGATCCGGTTCCGGGGATCGTCGGTGATCTTCCTGGGCTGCCTGGCGGCGCTCTTCGTTCCCTTCCAGGTGATCATGGTGCCGATCGCCCGGACCATGGCCGACCTCGGCCTCATCGACACCTATCCCGGGCTGGTGCTCGCCTACGTGGCCCAGTTCCTGCCGTTCACGGTGTTCCTCATGACCAGCTACTACCGGACCATTCCGGTGGAGATCGTCGACGCGGCCCGAATCGACGGGAACAGCGCGTACGGCGTGTACCGCAGGATCATGCTGCCGCTGGGTCGGCCGGCGTTGCTGTCGGTCGGCATTCTCGACGCCCTGTTCTGCTGGAACGACGTGCTCATCGCGCTGCTGCTGATGCCGTCGGCCGAGAACCGCACACTCATGGTGGGAGTCACCGCACTGCGCGGCCAGTACTCCGACGACATCCCCACCTTCGCCTCCGGAGTCCTGATCGCCGCGGTTCCCGTACTGGTGATCTATCTCTTTCTGCAGCGGCAGATCGCCGACGGCGTGGCCGCTGGCGCGACGAAGGGTTGA
- a CDS encoding sugar ABC transporter permease, with protein sequence MSITESPPVLRRRSAGRRADQRWSAGRRAERLAPYVLVAPAVLVIVVLRLWPLLLGVNFSFTGDGDRDGTAVGLDNYLELFGDPLFQQALGNVGLLVLLLPVAVAVPGLIATFIYLRVPGHRWYRSVYFFPAVLSPVIVGAIFNLLLAFDGPLNAALATVGLGPVDWLGDPAVAMFAVVGVHVWATFGMALVVFLAGFATLDGALLDAARVDGASLPQTIRHVIVPSLIRTIQFVFVTTMIGMLTSMFGLLYVMTSGGPEGSTYLPEYYIWIQQGQMNRPALASAASTVLFAVMLVVGLAQISLLRRAGRQD encoded by the coding sequence GTGTCGATCACCGAGTCCCCGCCGGTGCTCCGACGGCGGTCCGCCGGCCGGCGCGCCGACCAGCGGTGGTCCGCCGGCCGACGCGCCGAACGCCTCGCCCCGTACGTCCTGGTGGCCCCGGCGGTGCTCGTCATCGTCGTGCTGCGGTTGTGGCCGCTCCTGCTGGGGGTCAACTTCTCCTTCACCGGCGACGGCGACCGCGACGGTACGGCGGTCGGCCTCGACAACTACCTCGAGTTGTTCGGTGACCCGCTGTTCCAGCAGGCACTGGGCAACGTGGGGCTGCTGGTGCTGCTCCTGCCGGTGGCCGTGGCGGTCCCGGGCCTGATCGCGACCTTCATCTACCTGCGGGTTCCCGGACACCGCTGGTACCGCAGCGTCTACTTCTTCCCGGCGGTGCTCTCGCCGGTCATCGTCGGTGCGATCTTCAACCTTCTGCTCGCCTTCGACGGCCCGCTCAACGCCGCCCTGGCGACGGTGGGCCTGGGGCCGGTCGACTGGCTCGGCGACCCGGCGGTGGCCATGTTCGCGGTCGTCGGCGTACACGTCTGGGCGACGTTCGGGATGGCGCTGGTGGTGTTCCTCGCCGGATTCGCCACCCTGGACGGTGCGCTGCTGGACGCCGCCCGGGTGGACGGCGCGTCGCTGCCGCAGACCATCCGGCACGTGATCGTCCCCAGCCTGATCCGGACGATCCAGTTCGTCTTCGTCACCACCATGATCGGGATGCTGACGTCCATGTTCGGGCTGCTGTACGTGATGACCAGCGGCGGCCCGGAGGGTTCGACGTACCTGCCGGAGTACTACATCTGGATTCAGCAGGGACAGATGAACCGTCCCGCCCTCGCGTCGGCCGCGTCGACGGTCCTGTTCGCCGTCATGCTCGTCGTGGGGCTGGCGCAGATCAGCCTGCTGCGGCGCGCGGGAAGGCAGGACTGA
- a CDS encoding extracellular solute-binding protein: MKYRTAVSVALVAGLALAGCGSATGSRSPSGGSDDTLVVWDWKSGDPASAAYIDKAKADFARTHPDVTVEFVAQPFDQYYTLLGAAIQAGKGPDVVLFNGGGQIRDRVDALLPLDEFVADDRQRLAGWEAFTKDGRTYAAPVTLQGHPIYYNKALYEAAGLDPAAPATTWDQFVDDCATITGATGAKCFALGNKEGFGIQFFLSGLASGILTPDEYDAWIDGKRDWESPNVKRIFQLWKEAGDKGLNNDGANSTAMFNDAFALFQSGEAAHVIGLMSDVGHWKDFSEFLAPDTLGVMAAPVATTGAVASLPYDGGIGYAVARWTADPQVAADLVRSLTSTEALTAFYQEAGAIASDTTIDVSRSGPAVATIVPQLDSGKAALHVALSSKTLDLMGRLSQQLLSGSVTVDDAVRQLADSDHVG; the protein is encoded by the coding sequence ATGAAGTACCGAACTGCGGTGTCGGTCGCCCTCGTCGCGGGTCTGGCCCTGGCCGGCTGTGGGAGCGCCACGGGATCGCGCTCCCCGTCCGGCGGCTCGGACGACACACTGGTGGTCTGGGACTGGAAGTCCGGCGACCCCGCGTCCGCCGCCTACATCGACAAGGCGAAGGCCGACTTCGCCCGCACCCACCCGGACGTCACCGTCGAGTTCGTCGCGCAGCCTTTCGACCAGTACTACACCCTGCTCGGCGCGGCCATCCAGGCCGGCAAAGGGCCCGATGTCGTTCTCTTCAACGGAGGCGGCCAGATCCGCGACCGCGTCGACGCGCTCCTGCCACTCGACGAGTTCGTGGCCGACGACCGGCAGCGCCTGGCGGGTTGGGAGGCGTTCACCAAGGACGGCCGGACATACGCCGCGCCGGTGACGTTGCAGGGCCATCCGATCTACTACAACAAGGCGCTCTACGAGGCGGCCGGGCTCGATCCGGCGGCACCGGCCACGACCTGGGACCAGTTCGTCGACGACTGCGCGACGATCACCGGGGCGACCGGCGCGAAATGCTTCGCCCTCGGCAACAAGGAAGGTTTCGGCATCCAGTTCTTCCTGTCCGGCCTCGCGTCGGGGATCCTCACCCCCGACGAGTACGACGCCTGGATCGACGGAAAGCGTGACTGGGAATCGCCCAACGTCAAACGGATCTTCCAACTGTGGAAAGAGGCCGGCGACAAAGGGCTGAACAACGACGGCGCCAACTCGACCGCGATGTTCAACGACGCGTTCGCGCTGTTCCAGTCCGGTGAGGCCGCGCACGTGATCGGACTGATGTCCGACGTGGGGCACTGGAAGGACTTCAGCGAGTTCCTGGCACCCGACACCCTCGGCGTCATGGCGGCCCCGGTCGCCACCACCGGCGCCGTCGCGAGCCTGCCCTACGACGGCGGCATCGGCTACGCGGTCGCCAGGTGGACGGCCGACCCCCAGGTCGCGGCGGACCTGGTGCGCTCCCTGACCTCGACCGAGGCCCTGACCGCCTTCTACCAGGAGGCCGGCGCCATCGCCTCGGACACCACGATCGACGTCTCCCGCAGCGGACCGGCCGTCGCCACGATCGTGCCGCAGCTCGACTCCGGGAAGGCCGCCCTGCACGTCGCGCTCTCCTCGAAGACCCTGGACCTGATGGGAAGACTCTCCCAGCAACTACTCAGCGGCTCGGTCACCGTGGACGATGCCGTACGGCAGTTGGCTGACTCCGACCACGTGGGCTGA
- a CDS encoding FadR/GntR family transcriptional regulator: MTATQQTAPNASTPPAWTRRPANLATAVTAELVERIVRGVHPSGTTLPAEPVLCETFSVSRTVVREAVKILQEKGLVQIRQGSGTIVTPASMWDMLDEHVLAATIAEDDSLSILDDLVVTRRVLESDMANVAARLADQNTIDRLRGLVERMDELVDDHVTYHDHDRAFHDTIMQASGNRIARGVIRALESQVVNTARYMGRTERSLCVASNRGHRRIYERIAAHDPDGAAAAMFTHITEAWLVRRSGPGKPVRLTR; the protein is encoded by the coding sequence ATGACGGCAACGCAGCAGACCGCGCCGAACGCTTCGACACCCCCGGCCTGGACGCGACGACCAGCCAATCTCGCCACGGCGGTCACCGCCGAACTGGTGGAACGCATCGTTCGCGGGGTGCACCCGTCGGGCACGACACTGCCCGCCGAACCGGTCCTCTGCGAGACCTTCTCGGTCAGCCGGACCGTCGTCCGGGAGGCCGTGAAGATCCTTCAGGAGAAAGGGCTGGTGCAGATCCGCCAGGGCAGCGGCACCATCGTCACCCCGGCGTCGATGTGGGACATGCTCGACGAACACGTCCTCGCGGCGACCATCGCCGAGGACGACAGCCTGTCGATCCTCGACGATCTCGTCGTCACCCGACGCGTACTGGAGTCGGACATGGCCAACGTCGCCGCCCGGCTGGCCGATCAGAACACCATCGATCGGCTACGCGGCCTGGTCGAGCGGATGGACGAACTCGTCGACGACCACGTCACCTACCACGACCATGACCGGGCCTTCCACGACACGATCATGCAGGCGTCCGGCAATCGCATCGCCCGTGGCGTCATCCGGGCGTTGGAGAGCCAGGTCGTCAACACCGCTCGGTACATGGGCCGGACCGAACGGTCGCTCTGCGTGGCCTCCAACCGCGGCCACCGACGAATCTACGAACGCATCGCCGCACACGACCCGGACGGCGCCGCCGCGGCGATGTTCACCCACATCACCGAAGCCTGGCTCGTGCGCCGCAGCGGCCCGGGCAAACCCGTACGCCTCACGCGGTGA
- a CDS encoding DUF2087 domain-containing protein, producing the protein MSDELSPFIRDGRLISMPARQARRRAVLTHIVEACFDRDIVYDEPAVDELLRHWCDGGDVDHVTVRRYLVETELLTRADGRYCRNALALPYPNAAERYVESMGLR; encoded by the coding sequence ATGAGCGACGAGTTGAGCCCGTTCATCCGCGACGGCCGCCTGATCTCGATGCCGGCGCGGCAGGCGCGGCGCCGCGCGGTGCTGACGCATATCGTCGAGGCGTGTTTCGACCGTGACATCGTCTACGACGAGCCGGCGGTCGACGAGTTGCTGCGTCACTGGTGCGACGGCGGCGACGTCGACCACGTCACTGTCCGCCGCTACCTGGTCGAGACCGAGTTGCTGACCCGCGCCGACGGTCGGTACTGCCGCAACGCGCTGGCGTTGCCGTACCCGAACGCCGCCGAGCGGTACGTGGAATCGATGGGCCTGCGCTGA
- a CDS encoding phosphatidylinositol-specific phospholipase C, which produces MVSPARWRRAVAGLAASLLAATVAVVALPAPALAADASYRTLRTASNPDWLRRVPDGTNLAALSLPGTHQSLSIHGGAWTQTQENHGNSAATLTAQLDAGIRVVDIRVRINAGNTFTVHHGAVYQQANFDDVLRVLGGFLGQRPSETVVMRLKHECTGEFGSCADATGQLAFPDIFDRYRDARPGLFWAPSVNRSTAAATPTLGAVRGRVVLAVAHGPRGGRYGQYGLAQFADWGHGSSTYVQDEYDVPNVGAIATKRDQVRRHLDATSAGDPTKLYVNFASGSSVFATPAAVAGGALGVQGVDPFLLIYLNEGPEVHPPVHRTGLLMLDFPGGGLIDRIIAVNGG; this is translated from the coding sequence ATGGTGTCTCCGGCCCGTTGGCGACGTGCCGTCGCCGGGCTCGCCGCGTCCCTGCTCGCCGCCACCGTCGCGGTCGTCGCCCTGCCCGCCCCGGCGCTCGCCGCCGACGCCAGCTACCGCACGCTGCGTACCGCCAGCAACCCGGACTGGCTGCGTCGAGTGCCCGACGGTACCAACCTGGCGGCGCTGTCGCTGCCCGGCACCCACCAGAGCCTGTCCATCCACGGCGGTGCCTGGACCCAGACCCAGGAGAACCACGGCAACAGCGCGGCCACCCTCACCGCCCAGCTCGACGCCGGCATCCGGGTGGTCGACATCCGGGTACGGATCAACGCCGGCAACACTTTCACCGTCCATCATGGCGCCGTCTACCAGCAGGCCAACTTCGACGACGTGCTGCGGGTGCTCGGCGGGTTCCTCGGCCAGCGGCCCAGCGAGACCGTGGTCATGCGGCTCAAGCACGAGTGCACCGGCGAGTTCGGCTCCTGTGCGGACGCGACCGGCCAGCTCGCCTTCCCGGACATCTTCGACCGCTACCGCGACGCCCGACCGGGGCTGTTCTGGGCGCCGTCGGTGAACCGGTCGACCGCCGCCGCCACCCCGACGCTGGGCGCGGTCCGTGGCCGGGTCGTCCTGGCCGTGGCGCACGGTCCGCGCGGCGGTCGGTACGGCCAGTACGGGCTCGCCCAGTTCGCCGACTGGGGACACGGCTCGTCGACCTACGTGCAGGACGAGTACGACGTACCGAACGTCGGGGCGATCGCGACCAAACGCGACCAGGTCCGCCGGCACCTCGACGCCACCAGCGCCGGTGACCCCACCAAGCTGTACGTCAACTTCGCCAGCGGCTCCAGTGTCTTTGCCACTCCGGCGGCGGTGGCTGGCGGCGCGCTCGGTGTGCAGGGGGTCGACCCGTTCCTGCTGATCTACCTCAACGAGGGCCCCGAGGTGCATCCGCCGGTACACCGTACCGGGCTGTTGATGCTGGACTTCCCCGGTGGCGGGCTGATCGACCGGATCATCGCGGTGAACGGGGGCTGA
- a CDS encoding ABC-2 family transporter protein, whose product MRPRTGPSRTGLRRGVRLYRRSLGAHLRATLEYEADFWILVAGSALTQLVGLAFLGAVFSRVPQVNGWTFAEVVLIYSVVVLSDAVGPLLFEGMWRLPWLVNKGELDYKLVRPYPVVLQVLSDDVGINGLGNLVTGGAMFGWALWRVDVAWSPALVLGGLGLFASGMAIKLSINLATNSSAFWMQSPHSIFAYAVHQIGDLARYPVSVYTFGVRLVLVVGLPFAFVSFFPASAVLGDGTGDRVGVGPAWLGWLTPLVAAYCVAVAALVFRAGLRRYESAGN is encoded by the coding sequence ATGCGACCGCGTACCGGCCCGAGCCGGACCGGCCTGCGCCGGGGTGTGCGGCTCTACCGACGCAGCCTCGGCGCCCACCTGCGGGCCACCCTGGAGTACGAGGCCGACTTCTGGATTTTGGTCGCCGGTTCGGCGTTGACCCAGCTGGTCGGCCTGGCCTTTCTCGGCGCGGTCTTCTCCCGGGTGCCGCAGGTCAACGGCTGGACCTTCGCCGAGGTGGTGCTGATCTACTCGGTCGTGGTGCTCTCCGACGCGGTCGGGCCGCTGCTGTTCGAGGGCATGTGGCGGCTGCCGTGGCTGGTCAACAAGGGGGAGCTGGACTACAAGCTGGTCCGGCCGTACCCGGTGGTGCTGCAGGTGCTCAGCGACGACGTCGGCATCAACGGGCTGGGCAACCTGGTGACCGGTGGGGCGATGTTCGGTTGGGCGTTGTGGCGCGTCGACGTCGCCTGGTCGCCGGCGCTGGTGCTCGGCGGGCTGGGACTGTTCGCCAGCGGCATGGCGATCAAGCTGTCGATCAACCTGGCCACCAACTCGTCGGCGTTCTGGATGCAGAGTCCCCATTCGATCTTCGCGTACGCGGTGCATCAGATCGGCGACCTGGCCCGCTACCCGGTGTCGGTCTACACGTTCGGGGTACGGCTGGTGCTGGTCGTCGGGTTGCCGTTCGCGTTCGTCAGCTTCTTCCCGGCCAGCGCGGTCCTCGGTGACGGCACCGGCGACCGGGTCGGGGTGGGCCCGGCCTGGCTGGGCTGGCTGACCCCGCTGGTCGCCGCCTACTGCGTGGCGGTGGCGGCGCTGGTCTTCCGCGCCGGGCTGCGCCGCTACGAGTCGGCCGGCAACTGA
- a CDS encoding ABC-2 family transporter protein has protein sequence MTTLGAGTPTRPALVRPYRALARVAARSTLAYPLSFVLGMAGVLLQLLAMLSIWAVLLGSGTSIGGFTWPQMKAYLLIAYVTGALMSFGDWDMAARIRDGMVAVDLTRPVDYQRARFAETVGVAVVEVAFSLVVCAVVLAVTGPVPVPSPGQAALFAVSAALVLPLRFTTVYLTALLCFWTQNIFGVSLARQAITNLFSGSLVPLTLLPGWLQAIAAVLPFAGMTFTPATIYLGQATGADAWRLIGIQAVWTVALWWGARLAWRTAVRQLTVHGG, from the coding sequence GTGACCACCCTCGGGGCCGGTACGCCGACCCGGCCGGCGCTGGTCCGCCCGTACCGGGCGTTGGCCCGGGTGGCGGCGCGCAGCACCCTGGCGTACCCGTTGAGTTTCGTCCTCGGCATGGCCGGGGTGCTGCTGCAACTGCTCGCCATGCTGTCGATCTGGGCGGTGCTGCTCGGCTCCGGGACCAGCATCGGCGGGTTCACCTGGCCGCAGATGAAGGCGTACCTGCTGATCGCCTACGTCACCGGGGCGTTGATGTCGTTCGGTGACTGGGACATGGCCGCCCGGATCCGCGACGGGATGGTCGCGGTCGATCTGACCCGGCCGGTCGACTACCAGCGGGCCCGGTTCGCCGAGACGGTCGGTGTCGCCGTCGTCGAGGTCGCCTTCTCGTTGGTGGTGTGTGCGGTGGTGCTGGCGGTCACCGGGCCGGTCCCGGTGCCGTCGCCGGGGCAGGCGGCGCTGTTCGCGGTCAGCGCCGCGCTGGTGCTGCCGCTGCGGTTCACGACCGTCTACCTGACGGCGTTGCTCTGCTTCTGGACGCAGAACATCTTCGGGGTGTCGTTGGCCCGGCAGGCGATCACCAACCTGTTCTCCGGTTCCCTGGTGCCGTTGACGCTGCTGCCCGGCTGGTTGCAGGCGATCGCGGCGGTGCTGCCGTTCGCCGGGATGACCTTCACCCCGGCGACGATCTACCTCGGGCAGGCGACCGGGGCCGACGCGTGGCGGCTGATCGGCATCCAGGCGGTGTGGACGGTGGCCCTGTGGTGGGGTGCCCGGCTGGCCTGGCGGACGGCAGTGCGCCAACTGACCGTACACGGGGGTTGA
- a CDS encoding ATP-binding cassette domain-containing protein: MAFIEADGLTKRFRRPVKDPGLRGALKHLVTRRFSDHAAVDGINLRVEAGEAVAYVGPNGAGKSTTVKLLAGILVPTAGEVRVGGVVPHRQRVANARQIGVLFGQRTQLWWDLPVRESLALLRDLYDLDAATYREQLARFDDVLGLGELLPVVARKLSLGQRMRADLAAALLHRPRVVYLDEPTIGLDIAVKDRVRAFLRELRADGTTLILTTHDLGDIEDVCQRIVIIDQGRIIYDGPLTGVKDQFARHRSMHLHLADPLPYGAVTAALPGVEVTAGQTPGEFTVRFDRFVVTAGQVIAAVSAVSEVRDLRIDEPAIEDVVRKVYAGELRLEPAP; encoded by the coding sequence ATGGCCTTCATCGAAGCTGATGGTTTGACCAAACGGTTCCGCCGGCCGGTGAAGGACCCGGGTCTGCGCGGCGCACTGAAACACCTGGTCACCCGGAGGTTCTCCGACCATGCCGCGGTCGACGGCATCAACCTGCGGGTCGAGGCGGGCGAGGCGGTGGCGTACGTCGGCCCGAACGGTGCCGGCAAGTCGACCACCGTGAAGCTGCTCGCCGGCATTCTGGTGCCGACCGCCGGGGAGGTCCGCGTCGGTGGAGTGGTGCCGCACCGGCAGCGGGTCGCCAACGCCCGGCAGATCGGTGTGCTGTTCGGTCAACGTACCCAGCTGTGGTGGGACCTGCCGGTGCGCGAGTCCCTGGCCCTGCTGCGCGACCTGTACGACCTCGACGCCGCCACCTACCGCGAGCAGTTGGCGCGCTTCGACGACGTCCTCGGCCTCGGCGAGCTGCTGCCGGTGGTGGCCCGCAAACTCTCCCTCGGTCAGCGGATGCGCGCCGATCTGGCCGCCGCGCTGCTGCACCGGCCCCGGGTGGTCTACCTCGACGAGCCGACCATCGGGCTGGACATCGCCGTCAAGGACCGGGTCCGGGCGTTCCTGCGGGAGCTGCGCGCCGACGGCACCACGCTGATCCTGACCACCCACGACCTCGGCGACATCGAGGACGTCTGCCAGCGGATCGTGATCATCGACCAGGGGCGGATCATCTACGACGGGCCGCTGACCGGGGTGAAGGACCAGTTCGCCCGGCACCGGTCGATGCACCTGCACCTGGCCGACCCGTTGCCGTACGGCGCGGTCACCGCCGCGCTGCCCGGCGTCGAGGTGACGGCGGGCCAGACGCCGGGGGAGTTCACCGTCCGGTTCGACCGGTTCGTGGTCACCGCCGGCCAGGTGATCGCGGCCGTGTCGGCGGTGTCCGAGGTACGCGACCTGCGCATCGACGAGCCGGCCATCGAGGACGTGGTCCGCAAGGTGTACGCCGGTGAGCTGCGCCTGGAGCCGGCCCCGTGA
- a CDS encoding EamA family transporter: MTTAYLRRPLLGLALVIGASALFAINGTVSKLVLRAGLDAPQLTVLRAVGAFAGLLVLSVVLRPGVRRLRVRRREVPLLVAYGLTGFFLVPMLYFVAIARLPVGIALLFEYTAPLMVALWAWAVQRQQVRSRIWAGLGLSLVGLACVAQVWGGLTLDALGVAAGLGAAVMLAAYFLIGARGVRDRDALSLTTLAFGASAVAGLVLRGATAGLDGWQPLLTRTDGGVPVALLCCYVVVLGSIVPYLLITAALRHLPATSVGIVAMLEPVLAAAVAWLILGAGEALTPVQLAGGALVTVGVVLAETARPGGPPATPPVPDAPPPPPVARVGVTGPSGG, encoded by the coding sequence GTGACAACTGCGTACCTGCGCCGGCCGTTGCTCGGCCTGGCCCTGGTCATCGGGGCCAGCGCCCTGTTCGCGATCAACGGCACCGTCTCGAAGCTGGTGCTGCGCGCCGGGCTGGACGCCCCGCAGCTGACCGTACTGCGGGCGGTCGGCGCGTTCGCCGGGCTGCTGGTGCTCAGCGTGGTGCTGCGACCCGGGGTGCGCCGGCTACGGGTACGTCGCCGCGAGGTGCCGCTGCTCGTCGCGTACGGCCTGACCGGGTTCTTCCTGGTGCCGATGCTCTACTTCGTGGCGATCGCCCGGCTCCCGGTCGGCATCGCCCTGCTGTTCGAGTACACCGCGCCGCTGATGGTGGCGCTGTGGGCGTGGGCGGTGCAGCGCCAGCAGGTGCGGTCACGGATCTGGGCCGGGCTGGGCCTGAGCCTGGTCGGGCTCGCCTGCGTCGCGCAGGTGTGGGGCGGGCTCACCCTCGACGCGCTCGGGGTGGCCGCCGGGCTCGGCGCGGCGGTGATGCTCGCCGCGTACTTCCTGATCGGTGCCCGTGGTGTGCGCGACCGCGACGCGCTGTCGCTGACCACCCTGGCGTTCGGCGCGTCGGCGGTCGCCGGGCTGGTCCTGCGCGGGGCCACCGCCGGGCTGGACGGCTGGCAGCCGCTGCTCACCCGCACCGACGGCGGCGTACCGGTCGCGCTGCTCTGCTGCTACGTGGTGGTCCTGGGCTCGATCGTGCCGTACCTGCTGATCACCGCCGCGCTGCGGCACCTGCCGGCCACCAGCGTCGGCATCGTCGCCATGCTCGAACCGGTGCTGGCAGCCGCGGTCGCCTGGCTGATCCTCGGCGCCGGCGAGGCGTTGACCCCGGTCCAGTTGGCCGGCGGCGCGCTGGTGACCGTCGGCGTCGTCCTGGCCGAGACGGCCCGGCCCGGTGGTCCGCCGGCCACCCCGCCGGTGCCCGACGCCCCGCCACCGCCGCCGGTCGCCCGGGTCGGCGTAACGGGGCCGTCCGGCGGGTAA
- a CDS encoding diacylglycerol kinase family protein, protein MSAPRRVAVVAHRKKSLGGGLDELRAAIAGHGASDIDWYEVPKSRKAPKKARRAVERGADLVFVWGGDGMVQRTMDALAGSGATVAIVPAGTANLLAGNLGIPDDLGEAVRIGFEGRRRQLDLGRLNGEHFAVMAGAGFDGRLIRDADRDLKDRAGKLAYVWTGLRHVRGVAPKVRIKVDGTTWFDEPASCVLVGNVGRITGGIHAFDDAQPDDGWLEVGVATAQGAVEWARTLGRMAVGRSEKSPFVRVTRAKRISVRLAEPMTYELDGGARAQARKMKVRVVPAAITVCVPA, encoded by the coding sequence ATGAGTGCACCGAGACGCGTCGCCGTCGTCGCCCACCGCAAGAAGAGCCTCGGTGGCGGCCTGGACGAGCTGCGGGCGGCGATCGCCGGGCACGGCGCGTCGGACATCGACTGGTACGAGGTGCCGAAGAGCCGCAAGGCGCCGAAGAAGGCCCGGCGGGCTGTCGAACGCGGTGCCGACCTGGTCTTCGTGTGGGGCGGCGACGGGATGGTGCAGCGCACCATGGACGCCCTCGCCGGCTCCGGGGCCACGGTGGCGATCGTCCCGGCCGGTACGGCGAACCTGCTCGCCGGCAACCTGGGCATCCCCGACGATCTGGGCGAGGCGGTCCGGATCGGTTTCGAGGGCCGGCGACGCCAGCTCGACCTGGGCAGACTCAACGGCGAGCACTTCGCGGTGATGGCCGGGGCCGGCTTCGACGGCCGGCTGATCCGCGACGCCGACCGCGACCTCAAGGACCGGGCCGGCAAACTGGCGTACGTCTGGACCGGCCTGCGCCACGTCCGCGGCGTCGCCCCCAAGGTGCGGATCAAGGTCGACGGGACGACCTGGTTCGACGAACCGGCCAGCTGCGTCCTGGTCGGCAACGTCGGCAGGATCACCGGTGGGATCCACGCCTTCGACGACGCCCAGCCCGACGACGGCTGGCTGGAGGTCGGGGTGGCCACGGCACAGGGCGCGGTGGAGTGGGCGCGCACGCTGGGCCGGATGGCGGTCGGGCGGTCCGAGAAGTCGCCGTTCGTGCGGGTCACCCGGGCGAAGCGGATCTCCGTCCGGCTCGCCGAGCCGATGACCTACGAGCTCGACGGCGGTGCCCGCGCCCAGGCCAGGAAGATGAAGGTACGGGTGGTCCCCGCCGCGATCACCGTCTGCGTCCCCGCCTGA